A single genomic interval of Agromyces cerinus harbors:
- the pulA gene encoding pullulanase-type alpha-1,6-glucosidase: MTQRARARSWFALVVAGGLAASVLTVIPSLAAAADEARTFALVGSLQSELGCAADWAPDCAETELTATGTPGVFAADFTIPAGSWEYKVAVNDSWDEAYGLNGGGDNIPLTVAGDTAVRVVFDDNLKKVGLEATESTLRGAYDEASDAELVAAPVRQPGSDEVFYFVMTDRFANGDPANDEGGLDGDRMVTGYDPTDKGFYNGGDLAGLRQQLDYIDGLGTTAIWLTPSFKNRPVQGEGTNASAGYHGYWITDFTQIDPHLGTNAELEALIAEAHDKGIKVYFDIITNHTADVIDYEEQQYSYIDQATSPYLDAEGAAFDPADFADADTGADFPALDAATSFPYTPTLTADDADLKVPAWLNDPTLYHNRGDSTWEGESVTYGDFSGLDDLMTEHPTVVNGFVDVYEQWIDLGIDGFRIDTAKHVNFEFWEQWSTEVLDYAHDVAKKPDFFMFGEVYDADPQKLSPYVRKTDMNSVLDFTFQSQAVSFAAGNSAKNLQSLFAGDDYYTTPGSSATALPTFLGNHDMGRVGMFLQSTDAPLERDELAHELLFLTRGQPVVYYGDEQGFAGTGGDKDARQTLFASQVAEYQNQPLVTGETAGSVDRFATDVPLYEHISELAALRSAHPALATGAQIERYVDNGAGVYAFSRVDRAEQVEYLVAANNGAAAKTVDVSTLTKGGEFSVLSGDGSAVTANADGIASITVPPLGAVVWKADRAVSAPDAASAITVATPAAGAGVTGITPVVADVDDATWQETSFAWRVAGATGDDAWHALGTAEDTSPRVFHDTAGLGQGTLLEYRAISTDAAGNRAAASTYASVGNAVNLVEEEEPEQPIDLVTVPGSHNSEMGCAGDWAPGCEAAKLTLRADGIYSGTFDVAAGDYEYKVAINGSWDVNYGANGEPNGGNVTYSHPGGPITFFWNPDTKVVSSTAEGPVVTLPGSFQSEVGCSDDWQPDCLASLMQDGDKDGVLTWSTTSIPDGAYETKVAHGRSWDENYGVGGAPGGANYTFTAATGKLVEFRYTLATHVLEIVVTDPPLAGTGEARAHWVGEDTLAWPAELLGGAEAADAAWTLEHSGDASLAVDGGAVTGGGDPVVLELDPAGLSDEQLAEYPALEGFLALRPVDLDRGEVQGLLTEQLAVAQRVSTGSTSSELTAFTGVQLPGVLDALYGDAVASVPLGVDWQGGEPTLALWAPTAQSVALEVFPTGESGEPVTTPAAFDDETGVWSVAGADGADGEPLAAGAEYRWSVEVYAPSTGEIETNSVTDPYSVALTANSVRSVVVDLDDESLRPAQWEETAAPVVERPVDRAIYELHVRDFSIGDETVPAEERGTYRAFTRDSAGTAQLQQLADAGINTVHLLPTFDIATIEERRELQATPDCDLASFGPASPEQQACIDAVRDLDGFNWGYDPFHFQAPEGSYAVDPDGGARVSEFREMVGALHATGLAVVLDEVYNHTAEAGQGGKSVLDKIVPGYYQRLNAAGNVETSTCCQNVATEHDVAQKLMVDSVVLWAREYKVDGFRFDLMGHHSKANMLAVRAALDELTLEEDGVDGSSVYLYGEGWNFGEVANNALFEQATQGQLGGTGIGTFNDRLRDAVHGGSPVDASSTFQQGFGTGLGTDPNGQPGTPSQADQLADLGHQTDLVKLGLAGNLRGYELTDASGQVVRGDALDYRGAPAGYADQPDEVINYVDAHDNETLYDLSVFKLPTDTTMADRVRMNTLELATVTLSQSPSFWHAGTELLRSKSLDRNSYNSGDWFNRIDWTGQESTFGSGLPGEADNGEKWPIMTPLLENAALKPAPADIAAAEASALDLLRVRSTVDLLQLGSAELIDEKVSFPNSGTEATPGVITMQIDDLVGDDVDPELDGALVVFNASPEPVTETVAALAGRDFALAEAQANGSDAVVKTTTWDAATGTVTVPARSVAVLVDEQPPPAVTTVTVAAPTKLFAKAGSAVKLRGTVFALDGSAAVGTVRVYDGGTLIAEADLAASDEGRIDVKLPKLPRGLHLVRAVFDGGEGYADSQSFTVPLILW; the protein is encoded by the coding sequence ATGACGCAACGCGCACGTGCTCGCAGCTGGTTCGCCCTCGTGGTCGCAGGGGGGCTCGCGGCATCCGTGCTCACCGTGATCCCGAGCCTTGCCGCCGCGGCGGACGAGGCGCGCACCTTCGCCCTCGTCGGCTCGCTGCAGAGCGAGCTCGGATGCGCGGCCGACTGGGCGCCCGACTGCGCCGAGACGGAGCTGACCGCCACCGGCACCCCCGGTGTCTTCGCGGCCGACTTCACGATCCCCGCGGGCAGCTGGGAGTACAAGGTCGCCGTGAACGACAGCTGGGACGAGGCCTACGGGCTGAACGGCGGGGGCGACAACATCCCGCTGACCGTCGCCGGCGACACCGCGGTGCGCGTCGTCTTCGACGACAACCTGAAGAAGGTCGGGCTCGAGGCGACCGAGTCGACGCTGCGCGGCGCCTATGACGAGGCATCCGACGCCGAGCTCGTCGCCGCCCCCGTGCGCCAGCCCGGCAGCGACGAGGTGTTCTACTTCGTCATGACCGACCGCTTCGCCAACGGCGACCCGGCCAACGACGAGGGCGGCCTCGACGGCGACCGCATGGTGACCGGCTACGACCCGACCGACAAGGGCTTCTACAACGGCGGCGACCTCGCGGGCCTGCGGCAGCAGCTCGACTACATCGACGGGCTCGGCACCACGGCGATCTGGCTCACCCCCAGCTTCAAGAACCGCCCGGTGCAGGGCGAGGGCACGAACGCGAGCGCCGGCTACCACGGCTACTGGATCACGGACTTCACCCAGATCGACCCGCACCTCGGCACGAACGCCGAGCTCGAGGCCCTCATCGCCGAGGCGCATGACAAGGGCATCAAGGTCTACTTCGACATCATCACGAACCACACGGCCGACGTCATCGACTACGAGGAGCAGCAGTACTCCTACATCGACCAGGCGACGAGTCCCTACCTCGACGCCGAAGGCGCCGCGTTCGACCCCGCCGACTTCGCCGACGCCGACACGGGTGCCGACTTCCCGGCGCTCGACGCGGCGACGAGCTTCCCCTACACGCCGACCCTCACCGCCGACGACGCCGACCTCAAGGTGCCGGCCTGGCTCAACGACCCGACGCTGTACCACAACCGCGGCGACTCGACGTGGGAGGGGGAGTCGGTCACCTACGGCGACTTCTCGGGCCTCGACGACCTCATGACCGAGCACCCGACCGTCGTGAACGGCTTCGTCGACGTCTACGAGCAGTGGATCGACCTCGGCATCGACGGCTTCCGCATCGACACCGCCAAGCACGTGAACTTCGAGTTCTGGGAGCAGTGGTCGACCGAGGTGCTCGACTACGCCCACGACGTGGCGAAGAAGCCCGACTTCTTCATGTTCGGCGAGGTCTACGACGCCGACCCGCAGAAGCTCTCGCCCTACGTGCGCAAGACCGACATGAACTCGGTGCTCGACTTCACCTTCCAGTCGCAGGCGGTGAGCTTCGCGGCCGGCAACTCAGCCAAGAACCTGCAGTCGCTCTTCGCGGGCGACGACTACTACACGACCCCCGGCTCCTCGGCGACGGCGCTGCCGACCTTCCTCGGCAACCACGACATGGGCCGCGTCGGCATGTTCCTGCAGTCGACGGATGCCCCGCTCGAGCGCGACGAGCTCGCGCACGAGCTGCTCTTCCTCACGCGCGGCCAGCCCGTCGTCTACTACGGCGACGAGCAGGGCTTCGCGGGCACCGGCGGCGACAAGGACGCCCGGCAGACGCTCTTCGCGAGCCAGGTGGCCGAGTACCAGAACCAGCCGCTCGTCACGGGCGAGACGGCCGGCAGCGTCGACCGCTTCGCGACGGATGTCCCGCTCTACGAGCACATCTCCGAGCTCGCCGCGCTCCGCTCCGCACACCCGGCGCTCGCGACGGGCGCGCAGATCGAGCGCTACGTCGACAACGGCGCGGGCGTGTACGCCTTCAGCCGCGTCGATCGCGCCGAGCAGGTCGAGTACCTCGTCGCGGCGAACAACGGTGCGGCCGCGAAGACGGTCGACGTCTCGACGCTCACGAAGGGCGGCGAGTTCTCGGTGCTCTCGGGCGACGGGTCTGCCGTCACCGCGAACGCGGACGGCATCGCCTCGATCACCGTGCCGCCGCTCGGTGCGGTCGTCTGGAAGGCCGACCGTGCGGTGAGCGCGCCCGACGCGGCATCCGCCATCACGGTCGCGACGCCCGCCGCCGGCGCGGGCGTGACCGGCATCACCCCCGTCGTCGCCGACGTCGATGACGCCACCTGGCAGGAGACGAGCTTCGCCTGGCGGGTCGCCGGTGCCACCGGCGACGACGCGTGGCACGCCCTCGGCACCGCTGAGGACACGAGCCCCCGCGTCTTCCACGACACCGCGGGCCTCGGCCAGGGCACCTTGCTCGAGTACCGTGCGATCTCGACGGATGCCGCGGGCAACCGTGCCGCCGCCTCGACGTATGCGAGCGTCGGCAACGCCGTGAACCTCGTCGAGGAGGAGGAGCCCGAGCAGCCGATCGACCTCGTGACGGTGCCCGGCTCGCACAACTCCGAGATGGGCTGCGCGGGCGACTGGGCTCCCGGCTGCGAGGCCGCGAAGCTCACGCTCCGCGCCGACGGCATCTACTCCGGCACCTTCGACGTCGCCGCCGGCGACTACGAGTACAAGGTCGCGATCAACGGCAGCTGGGACGTCAACTACGGCGCGAACGGCGAGCCGAATGGCGGCAACGTCACCTACTCGCATCCGGGCGGGCCGATCACGTTCTTCTGGAACCCTGACACGAAGGTGGTCTCGTCGACCGCAGAGGGCCCCGTCGTGACGCTGCCCGGCAGCTTCCAGTCGGAGGTCGGATGCTCCGACGACTGGCAGCCCGACTGCCTCGCCTCGCTCATGCAGGACGGCGACAAGGACGGCGTCCTCACCTGGTCGACCACGTCGATCCCCGACGGCGCGTACGAGACGAAGGTCGCCCACGGCCGCAGCTGGGACGAGAACTACGGCGTCGGCGGCGCACCGGGCGGGGCGAACTACACGTTCACTGCGGCCACGGGCAAGCTCGTCGAGTTCCGCTACACGCTCGCCACGCACGTGCTCGAGATCGTCGTCACCGACCCGCCGCTCGCCGGCACCGGTGAGGCGCGCGCGCACTGGGTCGGCGAGGACACGCTCGCGTGGCCCGCGGAACTCCTCGGCGGCGCCGAGGCAGCGGATGCCGCGTGGACCCTCGAGCACTCGGGCGACGCCTCGCTCGCCGTCGACGGCGGCGCGGTGACCGGTGGCGGCGACCCGGTCGTGCTCGAACTCGACCCCGCCGGGCTCTCCGACGAGCAGCTCGCCGAGTACCCGGCACTCGAGGGCTTCCTCGCCCTGCGCCCGGTCGACCTCGACCGCGGCGAGGTGCAAGGGCTTCTCACCGAGCAGCTCGCGGTCGCGCAGCGCGTCTCGACGGGCTCGACGAGCAGTGAGCTGACCGCCTTCACCGGCGTGCAGCTGCCCGGCGTGCTCGACGCGCTCTACGGCGACGCCGTGGCATCCGTGCCGCTCGGTGTCGACTGGCAGGGCGGCGAGCCGACCTTGGCGCTCTGGGCGCCGACGGCGCAGTCGGTCGCGCTCGAGGTGTTCCCGACGGGTGAGAGCGGCGAGCCCGTCACGACCCCCGCCGCCTTCGACGACGAGACCGGCGTCTGGTCGGTCGCGGGCGCCGACGGCGCTGACGGCGAGCCGCTTGCGGCCGGGGCCGAGTACCGCTGGTCGGTCGAGGTCTACGCCCCGAGCACCGGCGAGATCGAGACGAACTCGGTCACCGACCCGTACTCGGTCGCCCTCACGGCGAACTCGGTGCGCTCGGTCGTCGTCGACCTCGACGACGAGTCGCTCCGCCCCGCGCAGTGGGAGGAGACGGCGGCGCCCGTCGTCGAGCGGCCGGTCGACCGTGCGATCTACGAACTGCACGTGCGCGACTTCTCGATCGGCGACGAGACCGTGCCCGCCGAGGAGCGCGGCACTTACCGCGCGTTCACGCGTGACTCGGCGGGTACCGCCCAGCTGCAGCAGCTCGCCGACGCCGGCATCAACACCGTGCACCTGCTGCCGACGTTCGACATCGCCACGATCGAGGAGCGGCGGGAGCTCCAGGCGACGCCCGACTGCGACCTGGCGTCGTTCGGTCCGGCGTCTCCCGAGCAGCAGGCGTGCATCGACGCGGTCCGCGACCTCGACGGCTTCAACTGGGGCTACGACCCGTTCCACTTCCAGGCGCCGGAGGGCTCGTACGCCGTCGACCCCGACGGCGGGGCCCGGGTCTCCGAGTTCCGCGAGATGGTCGGCGCGCTGCACGCCACGGGCCTCGCGGTCGTGCTCGACGAGGTCTACAACCACACCGCCGAGGCGGGCCAGGGCGGCAAGTCGGTGCTCGACAAGATCGTGCCCGGCTACTACCAGCGCCTGAACGCGGCCGGAAACGTCGAGACCTCGACGTGCTGCCAGAACGTGGCGACCGAGCACGACGTGGCGCAGAAGCTCATGGTCGACTCCGTCGTGCTGTGGGCGAGGGAGTACAAGGTCGACGGCTTCCGCTTCGACCTCATGGGCCACCACTCGAAGGCCAACATGCTGGCGGTGCGCGCAGCCCTCGACGAGCTCACGCTCGAGGAGGACGGCGTCGACGGGTCATCCGTCTACCTCTACGGCGAGGGCTGGAACTTCGGCGAGGTCGCGAACAACGCCCTGTTCGAGCAGGCCACGCAGGGCCAGCTCGGCGGCACGGGCATCGGCACCTTCAACGACCGGCTGCGCGACGCCGTGCACGGCGGCAGCCCGGTCGACGCCTCGTCGACGTTCCAGCAGGGCTTCGGCACCGGGCTCGGCACCGACCCCAACGGTCAGCCGGGCACGCCGTCGCAGGCCGACCAGCTCGCCGACCTCGGCCACCAGACCGACCTGGTGAAGCTCGGCCTCGCGGGCAACCTCCGCGGCTACGAGCTGACGGATGCCTCGGGGCAGGTCGTGCGCGGCGATGCGCTCGACTACCGGGGTGCGCCGGCCGGCTACGCCGATCAGCCCGACGAGGTCATCAACTACGTCGACGCCCACGACAACGAGACGCTCTACGACCTCTCGGTGTTCAAGCTGCCGACCGACACGACGATGGCCGACCGGGTGCGCATGAACACGCTCGAGCTCGCGACCGTGACGCTGTCGCAGTCGCCCTCGTTCTGGCACGCCGGCACCGAGCTGCTGCGCTCGAAGTCGCTCGACCGCAACAGCTACAACTCCGGCGACTGGTTCAACCGCATCGACTGGACGGGCCAGGAGTCGACCTTCGGGTCCGGCCTGCCGGGCGAGGCCGACAACGGCGAGAAGTGGCCGATCATGACGCCGCTGCTCGAGAACGCCGCGCTGAAGCCGGCGCCCGCCGACATCGCCGCGGCCGAGGCATCCGCGCTCGACCTGCTGCGCGTGCGTTCGACGGTCGACCTGCTGCAGCTCGGTTCGGCCGAGCTCATCGACGAGAAGGTGTCGTTCCCGAACAGCGGTACCGAGGCGACTCCCGGCGTGATCACGATGCAGATCGACGATCTCGTGGGCGATGACGTCGACCCCGAGCTCGACGGTGCGCTCGTCGTGTTCAACGCCTCGCCCGAGCCGGTGACCGAGACGGTCGCCGCGCTCGCCGGGCGGGACTTCGCGCTCGCCGAGGCGCAGGCGAACGGTTCCGACGCCGTCGTGAAGACGACGACGTGGGATGCCGCGACCGGCACGGTCACCGTGCCCGCCCGCAGCGTCGCCGTGCTCGTCGACGAGCAGCCGCCGCCGGCGGTGACGACCGTCACGGTCGCCGCGCCGACCAAGCTGTTCGCGAAGGCCGGTTCGGCGGTGAAGCTGCGGGGCACGGTGTTCGCCCTCGACGGCAGTGCGGCGGTCGGCACCGTGCGCGTGTACGACGGCGGCACGCTCATCGCCGAGGCCGACCTCGCGGCGAGCGACGAGGGGCGCATCGACGTCAAGCTGCCGAAGCTGCCGCGAGGCCTGCACCTCGTGCGGGCGGTGTTCGACGGCGGCGAGGGCTACGCGGACTCGCAGTCGTTCACGGTGCCGCTCATCCTCTGGTGA
- a CDS encoding ATP-binding protein, which produces MRLLEREGELAELDDAVRAAAEGHGGVVLVHGEAGIGKSSLVNALREQPPGGSRVLVGACDALSTPRTLGPLRDLIPHVGSRLGEALRAGEREEVFAALHEELSSTPATVLIVEDAHWSDEATLDALRFIARRIEPLPAVLVLTYRDDELDREHPLGRLLGELPSGVRHLPLQPLSPGAVGSLAGERGADAVRVYALSRGNPYFVSELVTSADAAQVPRTVVDAVTARLHRLDPVTQDRVEQLAVVPSAVGADELARLVPEGSSALGVAEEGGLLTVRPDGVQFRHELTRRAIVDALPASRRIALNAHVLAMLVEIGADPGRIVSHAIEAGDVDAVVEWAPRAARDAAVSSAHRQAAAHFRAALAHGERFDTAARADLIEEYAIEAYLLGDEPQAVAAQLEVIALRRELGGVDALGASLRWLSRFEWIAGNRPGAEQAAAEASAVLAGSRDHGLLALALSNEAQLAMLAHDLPRTIELATRAVALARESGEQRALSHALNNLGTAHLFEDDDEGMRELLEAADIAAAAGFMDDAARAHVNLVWSLLDQYRLDLAERHLEPAMAFSERTEVLGLWTYQQVERGRLHLARAQWDEALTAVAGVSAVLPQAQCVALTVIGTVQARRGEGDSGASVLAEARVIAERLGELQRIGPVAAARAEAALLRGELDEVRAIARPAFEEAVRWQDRNLQAELAWLLRRAGDDAEAPDNEHPFAVQARGDWRRAAELWRERGCPYHEASALAEAPEVAERLEALAILDRIGADPLARRVRAGLRDRGVRSIPRGPRQPTRNNPEGLTERQLDVLRLVADGLTNAQIADRLVLSVRTVDTHVAAVLAKLGVPTRQDAARLAPEVLGRLA; this is translated from the coding sequence ATGAGGCTGCTCGAACGCGAGGGTGAGCTCGCCGAACTCGACGACGCCGTCCGCGCGGCCGCCGAGGGGCACGGCGGGGTGGTCCTCGTGCACGGCGAGGCGGGCATCGGCAAGTCGAGCCTCGTGAATGCGCTGCGCGAGCAGCCACCGGGCGGCAGCCGGGTGCTCGTCGGCGCGTGCGACGCGCTCTCCACGCCGCGCACGCTCGGGCCGCTGCGCGACCTGATCCCGCACGTGGGGTCGCGCCTCGGCGAGGCCCTTCGGGCGGGCGAGCGAGAGGAAGTGTTCGCGGCGCTGCACGAGGAGCTGTCGTCCACCCCCGCCACGGTGCTCATCGTCGAGGACGCGCACTGGTCCGACGAGGCGACGCTCGACGCGCTGCGCTTCATCGCGCGCCGCATCGAACCGCTGCCCGCCGTGCTCGTGCTCACCTATCGCGACGACGAACTCGACCGGGAGCATCCGCTCGGCAGACTGCTCGGCGAGCTGCCGAGCGGGGTGCGGCACCTCCCGCTCCAGCCGCTGTCGCCGGGCGCGGTCGGTTCGCTCGCCGGCGAGCGCGGGGCCGACGCCGTTCGGGTGTACGCGTTGAGCCGCGGGAACCCGTACTTCGTGAGCGAGCTCGTGACGTCGGCGGATGCCGCGCAGGTTCCGCGCACCGTCGTCGACGCCGTCACGGCACGTCTGCACCGCCTCGACCCCGTCACGCAGGATCGGGTCGAGCAGCTCGCGGTCGTGCCGTCCGCCGTCGGCGCCGACGAACTCGCTCGGCTCGTGCCCGAAGGCTCGAGTGCGCTCGGTGTCGCCGAAGAGGGCGGACTCCTGACCGTGCGTCCGGATGGCGTGCAGTTCCGACACGAGCTCACGCGCCGTGCGATCGTCGACGCCCTGCCGGCCTCGCGCCGCATCGCGTTGAACGCCCACGTGCTCGCGATGCTCGTCGAGATCGGTGCCGACCCGGGCCGCATCGTCTCGCACGCGATCGAGGCCGGCGACGTGGACGCGGTCGTGGAGTGGGCGCCGCGGGCGGCCCGCGATGCCGCGGTGAGCAGCGCGCACCGCCAGGCGGCCGCGCACTTCCGCGCGGCGCTCGCACACGGCGAGCGCTTCGACACCGCCGCGCGCGCCGACCTGATCGAGGAGTACGCGATCGAGGCGTACCTGCTCGGCGACGAGCCGCAGGCGGTCGCCGCGCAGCTCGAGGTCATCGCGCTCCGTCGGGAGCTCGGCGGCGTCGACGCCCTCGGGGCCAGCCTGCGATGGCTGTCGAGATTCGAGTGGATCGCGGGCAACCGGCCGGGTGCCGAGCAAGCTGCGGCCGAGGCATCCGCCGTGCTCGCCGGCTCGCGCGACCACGGCCTGCTCGCGCTCGCCCTCAGCAACGAGGCCCAGCTCGCCATGCTCGCCCACGACCTGCCGCGCACGATCGAGCTGGCGACGCGCGCGGTCGCCCTGGCGCGGGAGTCGGGGGAGCAGCGGGCGCTCTCGCACGCGCTCAACAACCTCGGGACCGCCCACCTGTTCGAGGACGACGACGAGGGCATGCGGGAGCTGCTCGAGGCGGCCGACATCGCCGCGGCCGCCGGCTTCATGGACGACGCCGCCCGCGCGCACGTCAACCTCGTCTGGAGTCTGCTCGACCAGTACCGTCTCGACCTCGCCGAGCGCCACCTCGAACCGGCGATGGCGTTCTCCGAACGCACCGAGGTGCTCGGACTCTGGACGTACCAGCAGGTCGAACGCGGCCGACTGCACCTCGCACGGGCGCAGTGGGACGAGGCGCTCACCGCTGTCGCCGGCGTCTCGGCGGTGCTGCCGCAGGCGCAGTGCGTCGCCCTCACCGTGATCGGCACGGTGCAGGCGCGGCGCGGTGAGGGTGACTCGGGCGCGTCCGTGCTCGCGGAGGCGCGGGTCATCGCCGAGCGGCTCGGCGAGTTGCAGCGCATCGGCCCCGTGGCAGCGGCGCGGGCCGAGGCGGCGTTGCTCCGCGGCGAGCTCGACGAGGTGCGGGCGATCGCGCGCCCGGCCTTCGAGGAGGCGGTGCGGTGGCAGGATCGGAACCTGCAGGCCGAACTCGCATGGCTCCTCCGGCGTGCCGGAGACGACGCCGAGGCGCCCGACAACGAGCACCCGTTCGCGGTGCAGGCGCGGGGAGACTGGCGGCGTGCGGCTGAGCTCTGGCGCGAGCGCGGATGCCCGTACCACGAGGCATCAGCCCTCGCCGAAGCGCCCGAGGTCGCCGAGCGGCTCGAGGCGCTCGCGATCCTCGACCGGATCGGCGCCGATCCGCTCGCCCGCCGTGTGCGCGCAGGGTTGCGCGACCGCGGTGTGCGGTCGATCCCTCGCGGCCCGCGGCAGCCGACGCGGAACAATCCCGAGGGGCTCACCGAGCGGCAGCTCGACGTGCTGCGGCTCGTGGCCGACGGGCTCACGAACGCGCAGATCGCCGATCGCCTGGTGCTGTCGGTGCGCACGGTCGATACGCACGTCGCGGCCGTGCTCGCCAAGCTCGGCGTGCCCACTCGACAGGACGCAGCGAGGCTGGCGCCCGAGGTGCTCGGCCGCCTCGCATGA
- the ccsB gene encoding c-type cytochrome biogenesis protein CcsB, whose protein sequence is MVVYAIAFIAFSIDLAKRSAAATAAADAAARVEVKEAVAVGAGRGPRSAGAAKPAASVAYGRSPALRVGVAMTVLAWILHLSATVLRGLAAGRVPWANMYEFALTGTLIITTVFLIVIVVVKQDLRFLGTFITGLVLVLLGVAALNFYVSPIPLPPALQSVWLVIHVFVASASVGLFALGFALSVVQLMQARRESIAATAKAAKLTFLATLPDSVTLENLAYRINIIGFIMWTFTLMAGSVWAEKAWGRYWGWDTKEVWTFIIWVVYAGYIHARATRGWRGSRSAWLAIIGFSTVLFNFTVVNLFFKGLHAYSGL, encoded by the coding sequence ATGGTCGTGTACGCGATCGCGTTCATCGCGTTCTCGATCGACCTCGCGAAGCGCTCGGCGGCGGCCACTGCGGCAGCGGATGCCGCGGCGCGCGTCGAGGTGAAGGAGGCCGTCGCGGTCGGGGCAGGGCGCGGCCCGCGTTCGGCCGGTGCGGCGAAGCCGGCGGCATCCGTCGCCTACGGCCGCTCGCCGGCGCTGCGCGTCGGCGTCGCGATGACGGTGCTCGCGTGGATCCTGCACCTCTCGGCCACGGTGCTGCGCGGCCTCGCCGCCGGCCGGGTGCCGTGGGCGAACATGTACGAGTTCGCGCTCACGGGCACGCTCATCATCACCACGGTCTTCCTCATCGTGATCGTGGTCGTGAAGCAGGACCTGCGGTTCCTCGGCACCTTCATCACGGGCCTCGTGCTCGTGCTGCTCGGCGTCGCGGCTCTGAACTTCTACGTCAGCCCGATCCCGCTGCCGCCGGCACTGCAGTCGGTGTGGCTCGTCATCCACGTGTTCGTCGCGAGCGCGTCGGTCGGCCTCTTCGCCCTCGGGTTCGCCCTCTCGGTCGTGCAGCTCATGCAGGCCCGTCGCGAGTCGATCGCGGCGACGGCGAAGGCGGCGAAGCTCACCTTCCTCGCGACGCTGCCCGACTCGGTCACGCTCGAGAACCTCGCGTACCGCATCAACATCATCGGCTTCATCATGTGGACCTTCACCCTCATGGCCGGCTCCGTCTGGGCCGAGAAGGCCTGGGGCCGCTACTGGGGCTGGGACACCAAGGAGGTATGGACCTTCATCATCTGGGTGGTCTACGCCGGCTACATCCACGCCCGCGCGACGCGCGGCTGGCGGGGCTCCCGCTCGGCATGGCTCGCGATCATCGGCTTCTCGACGGTGCTCTTCAACTTCACCGTGGTCAACCTGTTCTTCAAGGGCCTGCACGCCTACTCGGGTCTCTGA